The genomic stretch TCAAGCTGGGTTATTGAATTTGAGTTTCCATAAGCCCGCTTGaaggccgctaagcggactctATTATGCAAACTTTGTTCAAACTTTGAAATAATGTATCTTCTGATCCATAACTCTTTTTTAAGTAccgtttgaacctccgtgaagcttTAATTGGTGTATTTCTAATAAATATGATTCAAATATCTTTGAAAACCATTTTGAATCTTTTCTTGATTTGTGTCGTTTAATATTGTGATTGATGTGGTGAATTGATGTGTTGTATGATTTtacaacatagtgacgtgattgtgaaggaatgaattactataaaagtaatgatgtttagtcgatgTTTGTGATGTGTTGTAAATGGTGTGTTTGTGTGGATGTCACATTCATTAaatcacatccattgcataaagcgACGGTGGCCATAATGGCAAAAGCGACAGTGGtcttaatggcaaatagcgacggtgttCCTAATGGAAAATTTGAGACCGTGGGgatttactccaaatggtaccacatgcatttacataagtcgagtcacatttaAATTGCATTGAATTGTTTGGAATATTGTGAtaatgagatgtttgttgtgacatGAAGATGTTTTAATTGTGAATTGAACCTATTATCGTAATTGATTAACAATAACGTTTCCGTTTGGAAGTGTTTTGCGATGAAAAACGTTATGAGATGTttgtgttgagaagtggtgacctgTGTATGATTCTTTACATgctttgaatatttattatacttTCCTTTAtcatgaatgatatctcacctcttttgtttgaatgttaccctccatTGTTAATGTGTAGGTAAGGATgtggagtagccgtttaccttatagctcgagtcggtgtgtcgatGCACTGATACATAGCACTCAAGGGGATGTTTGTGATACTTTCTTGTTTCTTACGTTATGTTGATTATCTGTTGTTGGATTTTGTTGTTATGTTTTGTTGAGACGTGACAGATATGTTATGCCATATTAGCAAGGATATAATGACTTTGGATTTATGTTGTTCTTTGAATTCCGCTGCGATATTATGAACTATTTCAAATTGAATGTTTAATGAAGCATGTTTTCCTCCGttgtatgtgttatgtatctatggtCATGAGCATGATTTTTGATGTCTTCTAAGTTGATAAATGTGATGCCTCGAATCCTGATGCTCgttttaataattttgtactATGATTTTCATATTAATTGCGggatagatttggggtgttacagaacccatggttagaaacatgtttaggaaccttatatgtgtgctaaattATTGACAATTCTTGCATATATGGTATATGTGTTTATGGTTGTTGTATGAAGAGGagagggaagaaaaatggtgatttttgggtttttacgcAGCATGAGTCGACCGCTACAGAAGGTAGGGTCGGCCTGTGCTGACCCGTAAGGGCGAGAATCTATGTTTTCATGCAAGCGGTCGACCATTGTAGGTCATGAGTCGACTTAAGACTTGTTGGAGGCTCTGGATGAGTCGGCGCAAGGGTCGGCGCAAACGAACCTGCCAGTTATCCAATATTTTGGCAGATTTTGtgaagaccataacttttgatctgtaactccgttttatgtgtcGTTCGAAGCACTAGGATGCTAATGTAATATATTACGTGATAGAATAGTATTGGTTAGcacttgatgaattaattatagtgttgttgtgtgaataacatgtaattatctTTATGTGCGTTGTGACTTGGTGAATTGTAAGTAATAATTGTTGGCGTGATATGTGGTATGATATTCATGATAAGTGTGATTGAATATATGCTAAATGTGGGTAAATGTTTTGACTGTTATTTGATATATGTGttatgtacaattggtggataaatCAATATgtgaattattgtggtatgcggtatgttaagattgtatggataatcttaattgcatatgtcttGGTGttaattgtacatgcattcatggcggctttgaaacataagcggtgaaactttggattAATATTTGGTTGCTTTGTTCCTATTATGGAAACATAAGTGGCGAACTATATGTTCATATTTGGAGTGCTTTGGTCTTgttcggatcggaagcgtggctctgGTTATTCCTAATCGAgagcattgagtcacatttgttaCATTCGAGCCACATTGTGtgctatttaattttatttgaattgatGTGATTGCTTTGTGTGAATATTGAGAATTGTGTTGTATGTGCGATAATTGTGGAACTTATTCaattatgaagtgtgatgaatgaTAATGTTATTGTATACCATGTTCATtgtacatattatatatatatagattcatTATGAtgcgtattctcacccttctgtttgagtGATGTCAAATCTGAAATTGTGCAGATTCCGACGAGTAGTGAGCGTATCcaaggatttagccgaggagcttttgGTTTATCTTTTGGTTAAGTAGAGAGTCAAATGTTTTGGTCATGTAACACATGGGGGTTTATTTTAAACTCATGCTTATGTTCGAATATTGCTATCTTGCTTGTATTTTAACATGTTAATTTGGATATGTTAATGAAGGCCATGTTGCCTAGATTTTGGATTTTGTATAACATAGTTGAATATGTTATTTTgagtttggtagatgaatatagtatgggatatattcattgaaatttgtTGATATCAATTCTTATCGGCGTGCAATATACATAATATATGGAAGCAtgaagtatttaattatgttacAATATGATTAGTGCATGTTTGGTATGTTTGTTCTATGTTTTCATTGCAATGAGAATAAAATATGAcaccctttttattatatgcatgcTAATAATCTATGAATATTTGTGATACACCGTACcgttttctctttgttttattattttttgttttaaaacttttttgggTTTTGTTCACTCTTTTCCCATttctttgaaaacaataaagatCAGTTGCAACTCTTGCTTTATTTGTGAGTTAAGGTAAtaaatagattaatctcaaattttTCCATCGCGACATgtatcacatcaaattctaatgcACGACTGCTTCTAAATGGGAGGATTGGGTTGTTGGTCCAGGTAGATGTGTAGCGTTTAAGTATTTTGCCTAGTGAGGTAACTTTAGGTTAAGCTATTTTcctagtttcctttttaatatGGTTGAGCATTCCTTGCTCAactacttattaaaaaaatacgTGAAAACAGTAATTTTTTTACAGTTTTATCTTGGGTTTAAATGGCGGTTGAAAACAGTAATATTTCACTACCTAAGACGtaaattgacttttaagattctaatatttttatatttgatgaAAATTCTTAAATAAACATGATTGAATTTGTCTTATGGGGTTTCTAATACTGCAAGAGGTGAGATTttaaaatcacaccgcaattgcagTCAGATTCGGTTGCAGAGGCAACCGCATCCGTAATATTGCGGGTACAATTACGGTTGGGGACCATAATTTAAAACCATAGTTTTGATGTTTATGTATTTTGTGGTCTTCATGAGAACAAAATGTTTTAGACTGGAGTAGTGTCCTTCAATTGTAGTTATGTTCACACAAACCCTTTCCTTATGTTCATATAGATCCTCCGaaactataattattttttctccATTTGTGCTATGTTTGTGAACTAATACATCACTAACATGATAGACTGTAATTGATAATGATTAATTTTTCTCCATTCGTGCTCCTTTGAATCACATAACTAACTTATCTCAATTGCTTATGAACAATCTCGATAGAACTTCcaagttattttttaaattaaagtaCGAGAATTTTGGAACACTATGTGACTTTCTATGTGTAATGAAAAAATCCCGAGTCACACAATACCTAGTTCATACTTCATACAGACCTTGAATATTTTCCAAAGTATTACAGAAAGCGCTATGAGTTTGCGATCCTTTCCCCTCTACCCCCCTTGGTGCTATTAAGTTATAGAGCATTTTGtttctttcatattttctatCCCTTTGGAAATTTATCTTTTTGGAGAAATTTTTTCATTCGGATGATATTTTTTAACTTTGGTAATTAGTTATGGTTAAAGTATCTAGTCACTTCGATTACATTTTAGGGTTCACCTAAACGTTTCTATGCATTTGAACTCTATACAATCTAGTACATTTCACATCTTTTCGTgaaacattttaaaatataaataacaacTAATTTCAACAATGTATTTTAACTCGCTGATTACAcaaactaaaatttatttttaatgagaAAGAATAAATATACATGAAAATAGTTTTATTGCACATTCTTATTCCTATAGGACTATACTACTGCATCCTCTCGTTAAGGGGATGATTTATCTAATCGTCGtcttctttttctcctttttcttctttttcttctttttcttttttaggaGCTGACTCTTTACGAGATGAAGTTGTTGAACCAGAAGTTGGCGAAGCTGAAGGTGATGCTGAAGCTGGTGAAGCTGAAGGTGATGCTGAAGCCGAAGCCGAAGCCGAAGTTGAAGCTCCACAAATAGGAGCTTTTCCTGTAACTATAGGTTTGACATTAGAACATTTAGCTACTGCTGGTGCTCCATTGAATGTGAGATCAACATTATTTAACTCCACGCCATCGCATGGTACACCACTACTGCAAATAATAATTACTCCTTCCGATGTTCCAGATGTCCCCTTAATGTTCTTGAATGTAACCTTGCTTAGCTTTATTTGTGATGGATTCTAAACCATAGAAAATGTTAGTCATATACATTAAAATTTAATAgtgaacaaatatatatatgcGAGTTGTTATTACCTTTTTGGAACATTGATTCCATGGACAATACTCTTGGTCAACAATGACAGGGTTCATGACATTATTCATGATAATATCTTCAAAATGCATATCAGTAACAGTAATTTTTCCTGGTGTATCAGGCCATGTCTTAATCCTTACACCATTTTCAGTTTCTGTGAGAGTACAATTCTTAACTATAAAACCTGCTACATTCTCTTCATTTGGATACTTTCCAAGGCTTCCAACACTAATACCATGGCCTGGTCCACAATTCACATTTTCGACAGTTACATTTTTGCTACCATCACCCAATGATACACAATCATCTCCAGTTCCAATGTTGGTATTAATAATTGTAACACCATTTGATCTTCCCATGTGGATTCCATCAGTATTAGGACTTTCATCAGGAGCTATAATTTTGATGGCATCAAATGTGATATTGTTACACCCCAAAACCATAAAATGAAAATACTTGCTGTCCTTAGATGTAACACCAGTGACCATGGTGTTGTTGCAGTAAGCAAAATACAAGCTCTGTTGGAATTCAACCAAAAATCTCAATTATAATTCTTTTTTGTTGGAATTCAACCAAAAAACTTAATTATActtcttttttatttgaattcaacaaaaaaattaattatgagTAATATTTTTCATTATTGAATATAAATATTTGGGTGATTAATACTTACAATTGCACGTTTATTAGAACCTTTTCCATGAGATTTATCTTTCCAAGCAACTGAAGCACCTTTCCATGCAGCTGCACCTTGACCATCAAAAACTCCTTTTCCGGATATGGTAAGGGAGTCTATATCATCAAACCGGATCCATTGTTCAGCTCCTTTAAGATCAGCATTGTTCCCAGGTGCTTGAATTGTGCCATCCACTTGAACTTCTACAGGAGCCTTACAAGGACCTTTAACTTCTAATAAACCCATCTTGTAGGTACCAGCCGGAATCACAATTTTGGCGGCAGTTGTTGATGCACATGCTTCATTCCATGCAGACGTGAAGGCCTTATGAAAGGAAAATTTATTAAAAGTTAATTATTTTCTCATTTTCAAATCAACAAGAATAATCATTAGAAACtatttattttctcaatgtaaATTCAACAAGAATAATTATTAGAAACTAATTGTTTTCTCATTGTCAATTCAACAAGAATAATTATTACCTGGGTAATATCTGCATTTGGTTTTCCACCAAATTTAGATATTTCAAAGACTCCAGACTGAGCTGCAACAAAGTCTACTAGAAAATATAGGATTGAAATAATTATGCAAATTCTCAAGTTCttcatcatatcttctttgattattattattatatacttTAACTTCTCTTGAATGATTGTGTTATTTCAAAGTAAGGTGGAACACTATATATACTTGAATGTCGAAGGTTCATTACCATGAACAAGGCAAACAAACTATTTTCTAAATATGtctctttccttttttatttgtttggttCTTTCTTGTGTTTATTAATAACAACCATTTTTTATCACATATAGATAACAATATTACTATACTTGTCTTTGACTTTAACATTACTATTTTACTCTTACTTTCTAAATATAAGACTATGAATACTAATTATATTACTATCTTGccattcaaaaaaattataatactgTTTAGAAGAAAAAATAATGTATATATCCTTTGTGGTGTTTTttacatattaaaaataaaacataaaagaaTTATAAGTATTTGGTAAAAAATATCACTAATTAATAACATTGCAAATTTAAAAGTTTTCCTTTAAAAGGAGAAACACATAAAATTTTGTGGTTTGGCTGATGAACCTATTAACAACTATTAGTGTATGCTAATGTTATGtttggtttgaatggtttttggatatcttgatggatATAAATTACAGATGGAGTTGTGGGGTTATGAATGCGGTTATTGTGGTTGTTACAGGGTGTATTGTAGTCGTTGCAACGTGAATTTTAATTTAGTAGagttattacaaattaaaaaacacttaatgttAAGATTCTTAAttatataagaagttaattgagtTTTTAGGCATGAAATTAtgagttttgataaaaaaaatcttGAGATATAAAGATGAAATTGTCATAAGGGGCTCCTAGTACGGTTAGATGTGGGTTTTTAAAATCACATGTGTCGCGATGGAAATTTGAGATTAagttattgattaacttaactcataaagcaagagtcgccatcgaactattttgtttccaaaggaaagggAGAATATTGATAAAACTCAATGAAAAAAAATCTAGGTGCGGGGAttgattatgcaaggggaaggtgtagCGGTGCAAAAAATAGAGATTAAGATATTGTTTAACCTAACTTACAAAAGCAAGAGTTACCATcgaactttattgtttccaaaatggGAAAGGgaaaaatatcgataaaatccACAAATAAAAAGATCTGGATAAGGAATTAGATATGCatggggaaggtattaacacccctcacataTGTGGTACTCCAGAGGAACCTCTTGAAAGTCTGTTTTTTTAGGCTAAAGCATTATTGTTTGCAAAAGAGTGAAGAGATGAGAAAAGGacggtttttattattttttgtgctCGACAAGACTTCGAGAGTCTTATGCCAACGTATCCTTTATGTGAAATGAAGAGGTGAGTGCCTCATAGTTTGTGGTGATAGTAGCCACTTAGATTTGTTTATTGGTTTTAGCGAGAGGCACTCGATCGCGTTCAAATAGAAACAAAGCTCTATGACACGTGGATAAGAgattgtttgcatcactacaagaatggataccTGAATTTTGGATTAAAACGAATTATGGACATCATCTCATTCGATTGGAAAAAAtttgatcttcacatgtggaagcatGTTTACATTTGAAACTGACTAAGTGTCACGTTTAttaaaaaggttttaaattgAAAAGGAAAGTGGCAAAAAGGATTGAataattttgaagttgttttaatattttttttgaaagtgtTTGAATATGCTTCAGTGTTTTAACAttcattttggaaaaaaataattttcgaccatttgaaaaattcaaggtttattgtgaaaaaatttgaagtttgaaaaggaAGAAGATGGTGTTCCACGAGGTAATCGACTTAGAAAACGTGAGGCATGGCTTGGTATATGGATCAAGGATGCATAGGTatatgttgtaccccaatttttgaccctgagaTTCAACATCATTTTATGCATAGTGTGGTCATCATCATCATTGTTCATACTTCCTTtaataaccaaaaaaatatacaaaaagagATTGTGTGTTGCTTTTgcttgtttccaaaggaaggtggCTGATCAAGAAACTCAAGCAAGATTTGGGTTTTGGGACCCAAAAAAGAAGCTCAAGCATTCTCACATGCTAAAATGGATATCCTCATAATAATCCAAGCCCAAGAGTAGCTCAATTCAAGATTAACCACTTCCAATTTCATCAGGACATGTAACCATAGCTCAAAACATGATTAAAGGATCTCCAATACAAAATTATAATACTTATCTCAATCATTTGAATAGGAGAtcttgattcaattgaaatttacaAGAGTACAATTCagttggaaaaagtcaattgttcaagactgcctttgacttttaaggaatTTGGTCAACTAGGGactttgaaagataaaaaaacccaacatatgattattaaagtcatttgatcacgaaaaatcaagaaaatcaatcaagaatcaaaaagtaaacaaaagtcaaagttgaaacacttagaaattttaagtgttttttcaaGTTATTTAGGCTATAACTTCATGTGCAAGTAACTTTAAATTTCAATTATGCAactgaaaaatcttccaaaatgaaagttgtagatcttgatacAATTATCAAATTTGTCACGTATAATATTTTCATAATAAATTAATCATTTGATAGTTATGGGATCATGAAGTTTTTAACAAAAAAGACTTAGAAAAAATCTAAGCGTTTTAACCTAGTTCTTTCCTAACTTCATGGACATTTTTCACCAAGATCCAAGATGAATATGAAACGGAACCAAAGAACAAAGTTGAATAGTGTTGTAAGGGCTTAACAAAGAGACCATTAGCACAAGATTACAATGCTTGAGTGAAGAGATTTGTTAATAGGGCACATTAATACTTGAAATTCAAAGCCATGAACATGAGAAGTTATCCTTCAAACCAATCCAAATCTGAAGATTCTATGAAGTACATGTTCCATTGCCTATTTGAAAACCATAATTAGAATATTACACTAtattttgagctataatccaagcGTATTATGCATTACccaagtgatcattccattaatggcacaAAGGCACCACTTCCATTTTAGAAAAGCAATGCTTGATGCAAGGTCACTTCCTTTGGCCACTACAATGTTTCTTCTGCACCAAAAGTGAATCAAAACCAACAAGCAACCTCGTATATGCTGAGGATCCTCCCTAATATCTTCATTAAAGTTTGAAAATACCATTGAaaccacaagtttctcatttGTTCACCAAGAGGAAAAGTGACCTAACTTGAGCATGTGATCTCCTATTGATATGATTTTTCCCCCATAAACCATAtttattgcctataaatagaggacaaAGCTTCTGAAATAAAACACACCTCAATTCTCCAAGTTACtcttgttagaacatagtttggttctaatcatatcttagtgtttttatgataacaagtaaataaattttttataagtaaatatggtactctaattatatgtttttcatttcagaagatgatATAATACAAGTTCCATCAGAACATGAACTTTATGTAAACCTGAACAAACTCTTAAAGGAAACACCGCTGAAGTTCTAATGAAGTGACTTATGAATGCACCTACCGCTGTAAACATACTCTAATAACATCTAAATTCAATTCAGACGAGAAGTTTTGAATAGATGTAGATTTCTGAATCAAGATAAGATGCCTTTAATaacataatgattaaaagacgGCTGAAGCACTCAAATGGAGCAACTCCTAAGGTTAATTGAGGAAGCAACGCACATGCGGCTCGTTGGAGaataaaaaacaaaagcaaacatgcaaagcatttaatgctctctccaaatatcaaaatAACTGACAAATACTTGAAGCCATAAATATAAGATCACTTGAAAAAAAAGAGCATGCAACGACGAACATTATCAAAAATCAAAGTGAACTCTTACgctgaataaaaatattttttaagtgaaCATTCTGAGTTCATACTCCTTGTacaaaacttagtgaaaaatcacagttgtgattaaagcttattagaagcaatctaaaaCACTATTATTTGAAGTTATTTTgtaattgttccttgagagaccaattgggtcagatttatcaagaggGTTAAGACTAGTTTGTCTTAGAGGTTTCTAGGTGAATGAAcattatatctcgtggagatccctGAACGGGTCATTATCTAAGTGTTAGTCACTTGTTGTTGGCTTGTgtattgtattgttagtcacaacagttggttgtgcatttgtaatcagtttggttatagtggattaagtcctcaattgagagaggcgaaatcacctcggTGGGTGGACTAAAGTAGTTTGAGttgcaaacgaaccaggataaaacaTAACTGTGTTATGTCTATTTTTGTTGCAAACGAAAAAGGAaaaacttattcaaccccccccccccttctaagtgttttctaaaTCTTCAATTAGTATCAGAGCTCTTGTTCggggtgcaagcacttaaccgtttcaaaaaaagatccagaaggaaaacactatggaAATTGATTAAAACAACAACTACTACCCAAAACCTCTGATCTTTAACAGAGAATATTTttaatactggaaagatagactggaTAGTTTCTTTCTAGGTCAAGATGCTGACTTATGGGATGTGGTCTTAGACGGCTACACACATCCAGTAGATGAAGAAGGAAATAAGATTGATAGAAAGATCATGACCAAACAACAAAAGgcaaatttcaaaaatcatcacaaagctAAAAATATTCTGCTCAATGTTATCTCAAAACAAGAGTATGAAAAAATCACAAACAGAGATACTGCACACGACATGTTTGAGTCTctaaaaatgactcatgaaggaaatgttCCAGTAAAAGTGGCAAAAGCTCTAGCTCTCATTCAAAGGTATGAAGCTttcaaaatggaagaaattgactccattgaaacaatgttctctaGATTTCAAACGCTGACAGTTGTCCTAAGAGTTCTGAACAAAGGATACATCAAAGCAGACCAtgtcaagaaaatcatcagaagtttacccagaagatgggcaCCAATGGTCACTGCATTTATAGtttcaaaatatttgaatagTATATCCTTATAAGAACTCATCAGTGTACTAAGTTACAAAAAGAAAGGccaaagaaaaagtttgaaaacctggatgattcagaatcttctgaagatgaatCAAGCTCAAAGGATGAACATGCCAACATAGCTTTTATGGCTACCACAGCAGATGACTCTGACACTGAATCACTATCTGAAGAagtattctctgaacttactagatcTGAACTTGTAAAAAGTTTTCAGAACTTCTTGAAAACTACAGTCAACTCAAAATCAAATACAAGAAACTTAAGAAGAGCCTTGTATCTGAAATTGAGGGACTTAAAGCAGAAAACTctaatttgaaataaaattatgtcaaactcAAAGAGGAATTTAACAAAGCTCAAAGAGTTACTAATTCAAATATTGCATCTAGTTCAaaaaatattcttaaggaatatgacccTAGCTTTCAGAAAGTTCTCGCTAAGGGCATAGATAGAAGCAAAATGGATTCAATGATCTATGGTGTGAGTGGAAACAACAAAAGAGGAATTGGATATGAAACTCCCGAAGGGAAAGAAACTTATCAACCTAAACCTGTTGATAAAATGAATATCATGTATAAACCACTACACAAACAATTTAGTTTTGGTCACATACATGATATCAAATACACATCGTACTCTAAAAAATTTCATGCTAAACcaaagttcaaacagaactttagAAACTTTAACCCaagaggacccaaaaagatgtgggtatctaaagagaaaataatttatgttgcagatgtCCTTCACAACAAAGTTGAAACACCAGTCTTGGTACCTAGACTCCGGATGCTCGCGACATATGAAgggaagaaagtctatgttccaaagtcttGAGCTTAAATCTGGCGGAGTTGTTAGATTTGGAGGTAATCAAAAAGGAaagatcattggttctggaaccattgGTAACGGTAACTCTCCCTCCATAACTAATGTTTTATTAGTAGAAGGATTAGCACATAACTTGTTGtgcataagtcaattaagtgacaacggctatgacataatctttaatcaaaaatcctgtaaagctgtaagtcagaaagATGGACTAATCCTATTTACTAGAAAGAGAGAgaacaatatttataaaattgatctttctgatcttaaatcTTAGAAAGTAACTTGTCTTCTGTCTGTTAACGATGAGCAATGAGTTTGGCATagaagattgggacatgttaACATGTGGAGAATATCTAAGCTTAACCAACTCAATTTGGTTAGAGGCCTTCTCAAGCTGAAGTACAACTTAGAAGCTCTatgtgaagcatgttagaagggaaagttctcaaaaccttcttttaaatcaaagaatgttgtctcttcctctaggccattagaacttctgcatgttgatttatttggtccagtgaaaactgcatcaatcaaaggcaagaagtatggattggtaattgttgatgactatagcagatggacatgggttaagtttctaaaacacaaggatgagtcacattatgTGTTTGTTGACTTCTGTAACCAAGTTCAAAATGAACAACAGTCTAGGATCATAAAGGTTATAAGTGATTATGCTAGAGAATTCGAGAACAAACTCTTTGAAAAATTCTTTAATGAAAATGATATTTCTCATGATTTCTCctgtcctagaactcctcaacaaaatggattggttgaaagaaagaataggatatggcaagaaatggccagaaccatgattaacGAAACTAGTATGGCaaaacatttctgggcagaagcagtaaacacaacatgttatattcagaatagaatctctatacgacctattcttgaaaagactccttataaattgtggaaaaacaaaaaacccattatttcatatttccattcttttggatgtacttgttatattttgaatactaaagaacatctgaacaagtttgattctaaggaacAAAAATTCTTTCTGATTGGTTACTCTGAATGTTCAAAaggttatagagtatacaatacaaaaactttgatttttgaag from Vicia villosa cultivar HV-30 ecotype Madison, WI linkage group LG4, Vvil1.0, whole genome shotgun sequence encodes the following:
- the LOC131599256 gene encoding polygalacturonase-like gives rise to the protein MMKNLRICIIISILYFLVDFVAAQSGVFEISKFGGKPNADITQAFTSAWNEACASTTAAKIVIPAGTYKMGLLEVKGPCKAPVEVQVDGTIQAPGNNADLKGAEQWIRFDDIDSLTISGKGVFDGQGAAAWKGASVAWKDKSHGKGSNKRAISLYFAYCNNTMVTGVTSKDSKYFHFMVLGCNNITFDAIKIIAPDESPNTDGIHMGRSNGVTIINTNIGTGDDCVSLGDGSKNVTVENVNCGPGHGISVGSLGKYPNEENVAGFIVKNCTLTETENGVRIKTWPDTPGKITVTDMHFEDIIMNNVMNPVIVDQEYCPWNQCSKKNPSQIKLSKVTFKNIKGTSGTSEGVIIICSSGVPCDGVELNNVDLTFNGAPAVAKCSNVKPIVTGKAPICGASTSASASASASPSASPASASPSASPTSGSTTSSRKESAPKKEKEEKEEKGEKEDDD